From one Branchiostoma floridae strain S238N-H82 chromosome 3, Bfl_VNyyK, whole genome shotgun sequence genomic stretch:
- the LOC118410921 gene encoding stomatin-like protein 1: MAFSGVKYSQIPTEEEHKIDFSSPFTYGFNKGNPAEGFTYNRGTRRHEDESTAPPSCFARCIHVLVTCLCYLLLVLTCPFSACLAIKVVKNYERLLVFRLGRQQPLKGPGMVFILPCIDRCRRIDMRQRAFNVPPQTAYTEDGGAISVGADVYYRIYDAVLAETMVKDLIGSLRVVALTTVHNVLLKKGLYDIETDRNSLNTALQRELNKSAEIWGVEISRLELSQITILRPPANGPVLLPPSNNGPAQGGPAMSPQVQTVFQMAQHFLQQASGGSKGGKTEQDRSMVAVSIPESSGTMSADFGLSPRELLSAVKLLLDESIVEQVGAIYQFELEGEDGGTFYLDLKNGGGDAGVGPPPNEEADVVMTMSVTDMQQLFSGELRPFQAYSSGRLHVEGSLRVATRLEDVVSRLKTS; this comes from the exons ATGGCGTTTTCTGGGGTAAAATATTCACAGATTCCGACAGAGGAGGAGCACAAGATCGACTTCAGTTCTCCCTTCACCTATGGCTTCAACAAGGGGAACCCAGCCGAGGGATTCACCTACAACAGAGGCACCAGACGACACGAAGACGAAAGCACAG cgccacctagctgtTTTGCTCGGTGCATCCACGTGCTGGTGACCTGTCTGTGTTACCTGCTGCTGGTCCTCACCTGTCCGTTCTCCGCATGTCTCGCAATTAAG GTCGTTAAGAATTATGAAAGATTGCTGGTGTTCAGACTGGGACGGCAGCAGCCCCTTAaaggaccag gaaTGGTGTTCATACTACCTTGCATAGACAGGTGTAGACGGATTGACATGAGACAACGGGCATTCAATGTCCCGCCTCAAACA GCCTACACAGAAGACGGCGGTGCCATCTCTGTCGGTGCTGATGTGTACTACCGTATTTATGATGCTGTCTTGGCGGAGACGATGGTTAAGGACCTGATTGGCTCCCTCCGTGTCGTAGCCCTAACAACGGTGCACAATGTTCTTCTGAAGAAAGGGCTGTATGATATCGAAACAGACAGGAACAGCCTGAACACAGCCTTACAG AGGGAGCTGAATAAGAGTGCAGAAATTTGGGGAGTGGAGATCAGCCGACTAGAACT GTCCCAGATCACCATCCTGAGGCCTCCTGCCAATGGGCCGGTACTGCTCCCTCCTAGCAACAATGGACCTGCCCAGGGTGGACCGGCCATGTCCCCACAAGTACAGACTGTGTTCCAGATGGCCCAGCATTTCTTACAACAGGCTTCAGGGGGAAGCAAAG GTGGAAAGACTGAACAAGACAGGTCTATGGTGGCAGTCTCTATCCCAGAGTCCTCTGGGACAATGTCTGCAGATTTTGGTCTCAGTCCCAGGGAACTCCTGTCAGCTGTCAAACTCcttctggatgagtccattgtTGAACAGGTGGGGGCAATCTACCAGTTTGAGCTGGAGGGAGAGGACGGTGGCACATTTTACCTCGATCTGAAAAATG GAGGTGGTGATGCTGGCGTTGGTCCACCTCCAAATGAGGAAGCAGACGTTGTCATGACGATGTCTGTGACTGACATGCAGCAGCTCTTCTCAGGTGAGCTCCGCCCCTTCCAGGCCTACAGCAGCGGCAGGCTTCACGTCGAGGGAAGCCTCAGAGTCGCAACACGATTGGAAGATGTTGTCAGCAGACTGAAAACATCATAG